One genomic segment of Carassius carassius chromosome 21, fCarCar2.1, whole genome shotgun sequence includes these proteins:
- the LOC132097135 gene encoding major histocompatibility complex class I-related gene protein-like codes for MKSLVCLLSYLTAVHAGSHSLMVFASYIAGQTQFPEFTLVLMLDDVEVMYYDSVSLKAVHRSQSNSSDDNAGGIFSDIYDIMKDRTFYLKDHHNCTDGLHVYQKRVGCELLDNDQPGLFLSLDAFNGQNTEEFTFDVVKRTMQINLPWMRIKGMGQMEWIHVKFLYEHIYHPVCMKTLRAFLEKEKNTVMRRLKPKVRLFRKPLTDSQGLQISCLATGFYPRHINLTLFRDGQPVDDDQITGGEILPNGDGTYQMRKSLVINEEELHDTYYKCTANYLDLDNKLDIAFDEDLEKFDFGSSALSIIISVLLSMCVAVFIITTFIQWRKRRAAGPVSSTSHQIGYSPTSISEQEKT; via the exons ATGAAGTCTCTTGTGTGTCTTTTGTCATATTTGACAGCTGTTCATGCAG GTTCTCACTCACTAATGGTTTTTGCCTCATACATTGCTGGACAGACACAGTTTCCTGAGTTCACTCTTGTGCTGATGTTAGATGATGTGGAAGTGATGTACTATGACTCAGTATCATTGAAAGCTGTCCACCGCAGTCAGAGTAATTCAAGTGATGACAATGCGGGTGGTATATTCAGTGATATATATGACATCAtgaaagatcggacattttatctTAAGGACCACCATAATTGCACAGATG GTTTGCATGTTTATCAGAAACGTGTTGGATGTGAATTGCTTGACAATGATCAGCCAGGTTTGTTTCTTTCATTGGATGCTTTTAATGGACAAAATACTGAAGAGTTCACCTTTGATGTGGTAAAAAGAACTATGCAAATTAATTTACCATGGATGAGAATAAAAGGCATGGGTCAGATGGAATGGATTCATGTGAAGTTTCTGTATGAACATATTTATCATCCTGTTTGCATGAAGACTTTGCGGGCGTTCctggaaaaagaaaagaacactGTGATGCGAAGAT TGAAACCCAAAGTCAGACTCTTTAGAAAGCCTCTTACAGACTCTCAAGGGCTTCAGATCAGCTGTCTGGCCACTGGTTTTTACCCCCGTCATATTAATCTGACCCTGTTCAGAGATGGTCAACCTgtggatgatgatcagatcacagGAGGAGAGATTCTGCCCAACGGAGACGGAACATACCAGATGAGGAAGAGTTTGGTGATCAATGAAGAAGAGCTACATGACACATATTACAAATGCACAGCAAACTACCTAGACCTGGACAACAAACTGGACATTGCTTTTG ATGAGGATCTAGAAAAATTTGACTTTGGATCCTCTGCTCTGTCTATAATTATCAGTGTGCTGCTGTCCATGTGTGTGGCTGTTTTCATCATAACTACATTCATCCAGTGGAGGAAGAGACGAGCTGCTG GACCAGTCTCCAGTACTTCACATCAAATTGGATATTCACCTACTTCAA ttTCAGAACAAGAAAAAACTTGA
- the LOC132098262 gene encoding hereditary hemochromatosis protein homolog, producing the protein MRKMLPNSQGLQISCLATGFYPRHINLTLFRDGQPVDDDLITGGQILPNGDGTYQMRKSLVISEEELHEEHKYNCTMKHLILDNKLDFTFGKKIK; encoded by the coding sequence ATGAGGAAGATGCTCCCAAACTCTCAAGGGCTTCAGATCAGCTGTCTGGCCACTGGTTTTTACCCCCGTCACATTAACCTGACCCTGTTCAGAGATGGTCAACCTGTGGATGATGATCTGATCACAGGAGGACAGATTCTGCCCAACGGAGACGGAACGTACCAGATGAGGAAGAGTTTGGTGATCAGTGAAGAAGAGCTACACGAGGAACATAAATACAACTGCACAATGAAGCACCTCATTCTGGACAACAAACTGGACTTTAcatttggtaaaaaaataaaataa